One Lysinibacillus fusiformis genomic window carries:
- a CDS encoding thioredoxin family protein encodes MKEWSKEQWEAAMQSGKKTAFYLYTPMCGTCAVASKMMDIVEQLLPQLQLGKANMNFMEQLAYDYQIESVPCLLISDGEKVTEKVYAFQSVPFLYELLKKPID; translated from the coding sequence ATGAAAGAATGGTCAAAAGAGCAGTGGGAAGCGGCTATGCAGTCTGGTAAAAAAACTGCCTTTTATTTATATACACCTATGTGTGGGACGTGTGCAGTGGCATCTAAAATGATGGATATTGTTGAGCAGTTGCTGCCGCAGCTACAGCTTGGTAAAGCAAATATGAATTTTATGGAGCAACTGGCTTATGATTACCAAATAGAAAGTGTACCGTGTCTCTTGATAAGTGATGGCGAAAAAGTTACAGAAAAGGTCTATGCTTTTCAATCCGTACCATTTTTATACGAATTGTTAAAAAAACCAATTGACTGA
- a CDS encoding toprim domain-containing protein, with translation MFEGKCLIVEGRSDKLQIEPILSENVLILCTNGTIGVHQLEELLDPYEGYELYTFFDADTSGDKLRALMDRHYPEAEHLRTMPTYKEVETTPRKVLAMILLRAHFSIHNEYIL, from the coding sequence ATGTTCGAGGGGAAATGTTTAATCGTGGAAGGCCGTTCGGATAAGCTTCAAATTGAACCTATTTTGAGTGAGAATGTACTAATACTATGTACAAATGGTACAATCGGTGTTCATCAATTAGAAGAATTACTCGATCCTTATGAGGGCTATGAGCTATATACTTTTTTTGATGCAGATACATCGGGTGATAAGCTACGGGCATTAATGGACAGACATTATCCAGAGGCGGAACATTTACGTACAATGCCTACCTATAAAGAAGTAGAAACGACACCGAGGAAAGTGCTAGCGATGATTTTACTTCGTGCACATTTCTCAATCCATAATGAATATATTTTGTAA
- the gcvH gene encoding glycine cleavage system protein GcvH translates to MSTPKDLRYSEEHEWVKVEDGKVRIGISHFAQSELGDIVFVELPQVGDEIKTDDPFGSVESVKTVSELYAPISGKVVEVNADLEDSPEYVNESPYEKAWMIVVEPADASEIEKLMTAEQYEEMIAE, encoded by the coding sequence ATGAGCACACCTAAAGACTTACGATACTCTGAAGAACATGAATGGGTAAAAGTAGAAGATGGTAAAGTACGTATCGGTATTTCACATTTCGCACAATCTGAACTTGGAGATATCGTTTTCGTTGAGCTTCCACAAGTTGGCGACGAGATCAAAACAGATGATCCATTCGGTAGTGTAGAATCAGTAAAAACTGTTTCTGAATTATACGCGCCTATCTCAGGTAAAGTGGTTGAAGTAAATGCTGATTTAGAAGATAGCCCAGAATACGTAAATGAATCACCATATGAAAAAGCATGGATGATCGTTGTAGAACCTGCTGACGCATCAGAAATTGAAAAACTGATGACAGCAGAACAATACGAAGAAATGATTGCTGAATAA
- a CDS encoding arsenate reductase family protein, with translation MTIQFIHYPKCTTCKKAQKWLTDNGISFEEVHIVEQPPTKEQLARLWQASGLSLKKFFNTSGMKYRELGLKDRLAEMSEEEQLTLLASDGMLIKRPIVTDGEKVTLGFKELEFEQAWK, from the coding sequence ATGACGATTCAATTTATCCATTATCCAAAATGTACGACATGTAAAAAAGCGCAAAAATGGTTAACCGACAATGGTATTTCATTTGAAGAGGTACACATCGTGGAGCAACCACCAACAAAGGAACAATTAGCTCGTTTATGGCAGGCGAGTGGGTTATCATTGAAGAAGTTTTTCAATACTTCTGGCATGAAATATCGTGAGCTTGGCTTGAAGGATAGACTTGCTGAAATGTCTGAAGAAGAACAGCTTACACTGCTTGCATCCGATGGTATGCTTATTAAGCGACCAATCGTAACTGATGGGGAAAAAGTAACATTAGGGTTTAAAGAATTAGAATTTGAGCAAGCTTGGAAATAA